From the Jilunia laotingensis genome, the window AAACCCTTCTCAACCCTTCCCTTCTCAACCCTTTCTTCTCAAATCCCTTCCTTCATATTTGCAAATGGCGTTGATCCACTCTTCGGTAAGAGGCTTTGATACATGATTTTCCAGATCGAAGGTTACCATTACGGAGTTGCAGATGCATTTCACCTCGTTGGTCTCTAAATCGATGACCCGTTGTGTCAGGTGGAAACTTTTCGTTCCTATTTCGGAAACTGCCGTCTGTACGGCGATATGGTCGGTGGCAAAGATTTGTGCCAGAAAATCGGCTTCTATATGGACAACGACGATGCCGTCTTTTTCCCAGTCAACGTGCGGGCAGACGGAAGCGAAATATTCCGTTTTGCCTAAGTCATAAAAAGAGAAGTAAACGGTATTGTTGACGTGACCGAATTTGTCTACATCATTGAAGCGTAGTTGTATAGGCAGGGTATGGTTAAACTGAATTTCTTCCATTTGTTTTCTCTTAAACTTTGTTATTACGGTACAAAAGTAGTACTTTTGCGCGTTAAACTCACCAGATATAAAATCAAGAAATGATAGAAGATATTAAAAAAGCTTGTCAGGTGATGCGGGAGGGAGGAGTCATTCTTTATCCTACCGACACCGTATGGGGAATCGGGTGCGATGCCACGAACCCGGATGCAGTACGCCGCGTGTACGAGATCAAGAAACGTGCCGACAGCAAGGCCATGCTCGTACTGGTGGACTCGCCCGTGAAAGTGGACTTTTACGTCGCTGATGTACCCGATGTGGCGTGGGACCTCATCGAATTGGCCGATAAGCCGCTCACCATTATTTATGGCGGTGCGCGTAACCTTGCCGAGAATCTCCTTGCCGAGGACGGCAGCGTGGGTATCCGTGTGACGAACGAAGAGTTCTCCCGCCGCCTCTGCCAGCAGTTCCGTAAAGCCATCGTCTCCACGTCCGCCAATATCAGCGGACAGCCCGGAGCTGCCAATTTCAACGAGATCAGCGAGGAAGTAAAATCGCAGGTCGATTATATCGTCGGCTACCGTCAGGACGACAGGAACCGTCCGAAACCATCGAGTATAATTAAATTAGAAAAGGGCGGAGTCATTAAAATTATCCGTGAGTAAATCAGGGCATGGAGAAAGAAAAAATTAGTCTTATACAGCACTTTATTCATTGGCGTGAGGATCATATCAAGGAAAAGCAGTTCATCCTGATATTGAGCTTTCTCGCGGGCATCTTCACCGCCATAGCGGCATTGATACTGAAGAACTTTATCCACTGGATACAAGATTTCCTGACCGACAACTTCGACACGACGGAAGCCAACTACCTTTATCTGGTCTATCCGGTGATCGGTATTTTCCTGTCGGGATGGTTTGTCCGCAACATAGTGAAAGACGATATCGGACACGGGGTTACGAAAATCCTTTATGCCATCTCCCGTCGTCAGGGGCGCATTAAGCGGCATAACATCTGGTCGTCGATTATCGCCAGCGGCATTACCATCGGTTTCGGTGGGTCGGTCGGGGCGGAGGCGCCTATCGTGCTGACGGGTTCTGCCATCGGCTCCAATCTCGGAAGCGTGTTCAAAATGGAACACCGCACGCTGATGCTCTTGGTCGGTTGTGGCGCTGCCGGTGCAATCGGTGGCATCTTCAAAGCTCCGATTGCCGGACTGGTATTCACCCTGGAGGTTTTGATGATCGACCTGACCATGACTTCACTTTTGCCGTTGCTTATTTCCGCTGTGACAGCGGCCACGGTGTCTTACATCACTACCGGTACGGAAGCCATGTTCAAGTTCCATCTCGACCAGGCATTCGAGCTGGAGCGTATCCCCTACGTCATCCTTTTGGGGATATTCTGCGGGCTGGTTTCACTCTATTTCACCCGCGCCATGTACTCGGTGGAGGGTGTGTTCGGCAAACTTAAGAATCCTTACAAGAAGCTCGCCCTCGGCGGCGTGATGCTAAGTGTGCTTATTTTCCTTTTTCCACCTCTTTATGGTGAAGGCTATAAGACGATAGAACTTTTGCTGAATGGCACGAGCAATGCGGATTGGGACACGGTGATGAACAATTCCTTGTTCTACGGTTACGGCAATTTGCTGCTGGTTTACCTGCTTCTGATTGTCCTGTTGAAAGTTTTTGCTTCGAGTGCCACCAACGGTGGCGGAGGATGCGGTGGTATATTCGCCCCTTCTCTCTATTTGGGATGTATCGCGGGATTTATTTTCTCTCATTTCAGCAATGATTTGCAGTATACGGCCTATCTGCCGGAAAAGAATTTCGCACTGATGGGTATGGCCGGTGTGATGAGCGGTGTGATGCATGCTCCTTTGACAGGCGTGTTCCTGATTGCCGAACTGACGGGCGGATACGACCTCTTTTTGCCGTTGATGATCGTCTCGGTCAGTTCCTATCTGACAATTATCGTTTTCGAGCCGCACAGTATCTACTCCATGCGTCTGGCGAAGAAAGGACAATTGCTGACCCATCATAAAGACCGTGCCGTGCTGACACTGATGAAGATGGAGAATGTCGTTGAGAATAATTTTGTGACCGTCCATCCCGAAATGGATCTTGGGGAATTGGTAAAGGCCATCGCTTCCTCGCACCGGAACATATTTCCCGTGACCGACAAGGAGGGCGTTTTGTTGGGCATTGTATCTCTGGATGATATTCGTAATATCATGTTCCGCCAAGAACTTTACCATCGTTTTACGGTCAGCAAACTGATGACTTCCGCTCCTGCCAAACTCTTCGATACGGACGGCATGGAGCAGGTGATGCAGACGTTCGATGACACGAAAGCCTGGAATCTGCCGGTAGTGAACGAAGAGGGCAAATACCTCGGGTTCGTTTCAAAATCGAAGATATTCAATTCGTACAGGCAGGTGCTGGTACATTTCTCGGAAGACTGATGGAAATGAAAAATTGATAATTAATAATGAAAAACGGAGAAGAGATGATGAAGAAGGAAGATTTAAGAATCGTTTATATGGGGACTCCGGATTTTGCAGTGGAGTCTTTGCGCTGTCTGGTAGAAGGCGGTTATAATGTAGTCGGGGTCATTACCATGCCCGATAAGCCGGCGGGACGAGGGCATAAGATACAGTTCTCTCCTGTCAAGCAGTATGCACTGGAGCAGAACCTCCCTTTGCTCCAACCGGAAAAGCTGAAAGATGAGGCTTTCGTGCAGGCTTTGCGTGCCTGGAAAGCCGACCTTCAGATAGTAGTGGCATTCCGTATGTTGCCGGAAGTGGTTTGGAATATGCCCCGGTTGGGAACGTTTAACCTGCATGCATCTCTGCTTCCCCAGTATCGCGGGGCGGCTCCCATCAATTGGGCTGTGATTAACGGTGATACGGAGACTGGCATTACGACTTTCTTCCTCAAGCATGAGATCGATACCGGTGAAGTGATTCAGCAGGTGCGTGTTCCGATAGCCGATACCGACAATGTGGAAATCGTGCATGACAAGCTGATGACCTTGGGAGGCCGCCTGGTCGTCGAAACGGTGGATGCCATTCTGGACGGCTCCGTCAAACCGATCTCTCAGGATGAAATGGCAGTGGTCGGTGAACTCCGTCCGGCACCAAAGATATTTAAAGATACCTGCCGTGTCAACTGGGACCAGCCGGTAAAGCGTATCTATGATTTTATACGCGGACTTTCACCCTATCCTGCTGCCTGGAGCGAATGGACGAATCCGGCAGGTGAAACCGTTGCAGTGAAAATATTTGAGAGTGAAAAGGTCATGGAAGCCCATCGTCTTGCTCCCGGAACCATCCTTACCGATGGTAAGAACTATCTGAAAGTGGCTGCTGCCGATGGATTCGTGAATATTCTCTCTCTCCAGCTTCCGGGCAAGAAGAGGCTCATGACGAAAGAACTTTTGCGAGGCTACCATTTGGCGGAGGGAACGGTGTTTATAAACAATTTGTGATCTTCATTAGAAATATTTCTCATTTCTTTTGGACTTTTCACCGGGATTGCTTTTCTTTGTGGCAGTATAAACAACTTAAACCTATGTGCCTATAGAACACATTACGCAAATTTATATCTAATCGCACACGTAATGGAAACATGGAATAATAAGGCTGACGAAGCGTTAGTCTCTCTCTACGCACAGGGAGAGAACCAGGCATTTAATGTACTTTTGAATCGGTATAAAGATAAGCTATATAGCTATATCTATTTCATAGTACGCAATTCTGAGATGACGGAAGACATCTTTCAGGAGACTTTTATGAAGGCAATTGTTACGATTCGTCAGGGCCGGTATAATGAGAATGGCAAATTTTCTGCATGGCTGAGGCGTATTGCGCACAATCTGATTATTGACTCTTTCCGCCAGGAGAAATCGGAGAATCTGGTTTCTTGTGACGAGACGGAAGTGAATATTCTTAATAATATCGGTTTGGCGGAAGGCACGATAGAAACTGCGATCGTGAACCGTCAGATACTCGATGATGTTCGCCGTCTGATGGATTTCCTTCCCGACGAACAGCGTGAAGTTGTTTATATGCGGTTCTATCAGGACTTGAGCTTCAAGGAGATAGCCGAACAGACCGGTGTAAGCATCAATACCTCTTTGGGACGTATGCGCTATGCCATCCTCAACCTCCGCCGTATGGCCGAAAAGAATGGTATCGTACTGACCGTTGATTAAATTTAACTAAGTTGCTATATACTAAAAAGTTTGCTTTCTTCGTTTTAGAAGAAAACAAACTTTTTAGTGTATATGCCTATGAAGAAAAAGACTACTCCCTCTCATCAGCAAAGTTCCAAAGAAAGGCAATCCCCGGTGAGTAAGATACCTCGGGTAAGCGAACAGACTTTAGCTTTCCTACGTTCCTTTGCCGGTAGCTACTATGTAGAGCAGCAGCTACCCCAAGGGTTACAGGGGATTATGCTTGGATAAATTTGCTACTTCCGTTTATTCCCCCTACATTTGTATCATTGTATAATCCCAATTAAAAAAACAGTCAAGCTCATGAAACCAATGATATCACCATCTATCCTCTCAGCCGACTTTGCTTATCTGGCCAAAGACATCGAAATGATCAACCGTAGTGAAGCCGATTGGGTGCATATAGACATAATGGACGGGGTGTTTGTGCCTAATATCTCTTTCGGATTTCCGGTACTGAAATATGTCGCCCGGCTGAGTAAAAAGCCGTTAGATGTACATCTGATGATCGTACAACCTGAGAAGTTCATCCCTGAAGTGAAAGCGCTGGGCGCACATGTGATGAATGTGCATTATGAAGCATGCCCACATCTGCACCGTGTGATCCAGCAAATCCGGGAAGCGGGTATGCAGCCTGCCGTGACGATCAATCCGGCCACACCGGTGGCTCTACTCCAGGACATTATCAATGATGTATATATGGTACTCATCATGAGTGTCAATCCGGGCTTTGGAGGTCAGAAGTTTATAGAACATTCAGTAGAGAAAGTCCGCGAATTGCGTGCATTGATCGACCGTACCGGATCGAAAGCGTTGATCGAGGTAGACGGTGGGGTAAATGCGGATACAGGTGCCCGGTTGGTAGCAGCCGGAGCGGATGTATTGGTGGCCGGAAATGCCATCTTTGCCGCTGAAGATCCCGAGGCGATGATCCGTCGGTTGAAAGGCCGTTAATTACTACTTTAATGCTTCATCGATACCCTTTTCTTCGCCTTTTCTTTCCGTTGGCGTTGGGTGTCTATTGTGGAGATGTAACTTTTTATCAAGGGCAGTCGGGGTGGACTGCCTTTTCTTTTTACGGTTTACTTCTCTTTTTGTTTGCCTTATTGATTGTCCTCTATTTCTTGAAACGGTACTCTTACCGGTGGCTTTTTGGTGCGTTCCTGATGTCCTTCTTTTTCATGTTAGGGGTTGTAAGGATGAACGGAGTGCTACGGCAGTCGGAATTCGGCTTGCCCAATGAAAAGGCCGCTTATCGGGCCGTAATTACGGAAAAGCCGAAGAAGAAAGAACGAGTCGTTGTTTGTCAGGCACGGATAGAGCCAATCCGTCCTCCTTCTTGTCCATCCTCTCGCGGGCCGAATGGTGATGCTTTTAGTACAGGACAAACCGCCCCTGTCACCCGCCAATCCTTTCGGCCTTTGAAGGCATTGCTCCATATCGGTAAGGATTCTCTGAGTGAGCGGCTGACTACAGGGGATGAACTATTGGTGTATGCCTCCCTTTCTCCGCCAACAAACAATGGTAATCCAGATGAATTTGATTATGCCCGGTTCCTCGCCCGGAAGCAAGTGAGTGTAATTGGATTTGCATACAACCATGATTGGAAACTCCTTGCACAAAGCAGAACGCATACCTTCAAAGAACACGTACTCGGTTGTCGGGAGACGGTTTTGGAAGCTTATCGAAGATTAGGTTTCACTGGCGATGATCTTGCGGTATTATCCGCCTTGACAGTAGGATATAAAGAGGAACTGAGCGAGGACATCCGTGAGACTTATTCCATATCGGGAGCCAGCCATGTGCTGGCTTTATCCGGACTTCATATCGGATTGTTGTATGCCTTGTTCTGGTTCTTCTTGCGTCGGTTGCCGGGGCGTTATAAAGGCATTGCATTATTGCGGGTGTTTTTGCTTGTCCTTCTACTTTGGGGCTTTGCTGTTTTCACCGGATTCTCTGCGTCTGTTGTACGGTCGGTAACTATGTTTTCTTTGTTTGCCATTGCCGGCTTGTTTGGCAGGAAGCCTTTTTCACTCAATACCTTATTGGCGGCAGGATTCTTTATGCTGTTATTTTATCCGTGCTGGTTGTTCGATGTCGGTTTTCAGCTCTCTTTTTGTGCGGTAGCTGTCATCCTGTTGTTGCAACCCCGCTTGTTTCGTTTGATTCCTTTTTCAAGCCGGGGATGGAAGTATGTTTGGGGAGTGATGAGCGTCTCTATTGCAGCGCAAATAGGTACTTCTCCGTTGGTACTTCTTTATTTTTCCCGTTTTTCGACTCATTTCTTGCTGACCAATCTGTTTGTAGTTCCCTTGGTCTCGATCATCATGTATTTGGCCGTTCTTCTATTGCTTTTTATGCCATTCCCGATGATGCAATCCTGGGTGGCATTAGTGCTACGAGTGGTGATAGACCTTTTAAACGGTGGTGTCCGATGGGTGGAGCGGCTTCCCTTGTCGTCTGTTGACGGAGTTTGGGTGGATAGGGTAGAAGTTGTAGGAATCTATCTCTTTCTACTTTTATCATTGAGATATCTTTTTGTGCATAAAGGGAAGACTGCAATGATGTGCTTGTCCTGTCTGTTTTTCATTTCCGCATGGCATGTAGCGATGCGGTTTTACGATCGTCCCCGGCAGGGTGTAAGGTTCTACAATGTGCATGATTCTCCTGTTGTGCATTGCATTGCTTCTGACGGTCGTTCATGGCTGGCCTATGCCGACAGTCTGCCAGATCAGAAAGGCTTATGCAAAGCGGTTTCCGGATATTGGTTGCATGCACGTCTGAAAGCTCCGCAGCCGGTTTTCTCCGACTTCAAAGACGGCTGTCTTGCTTGTGATAACCATATTGTTGCATTCTCCGGTTGCCGGATTTGTATAGTGAATGATGACCGTTGGCGGAACAAAAAGGTTTCCCAACCGTTATTAATCGATTATCTTTACTTATGCGAAGGGCATGCGGGAGATCTGCGAGGATTGGTCAATTTGTTTGCAGCGCGGAGTGTGATTCTTGACTCTTCCCTTCCCGAGTATAAGAAACAGGCGTATGAAGAGGAGTGCAGACAATTGGGGATTCGTTATATATCACTTTCCGAAAAAGGTTCTGTCTGCTTTTTGCTCTAAGTACAAAGAATTATCGTAATTTTGCAGGCTCTAATAAATACAAGAGATAAATATGCTGACTAAAGTTATTGAACAATCTAAAATAGATCATTTTACCAAATGGTTTGAACGTGCTGACAGAATAGTAATCGTATCTCATGTGTCGCCCGACGGTGATGCTGTCGGCTCCTCCCTGGGGCTTGCCGACTTTTTCGATTCACAAGGTAAGACTGTGAATGTGATTGTTCCCAATGTTTTCCCTGATTTCCTGAAATGGATGCCCGGCAGTAAGGACATCTTGCTCTATGACCGCTACAAAGATTTTGCCGACAAATTGATTGCCCAAGCAGACATCATCTGTTGCCTTGACTTCAACGCGTTGAAGCGCATAGACGATATGGCTGATGCGGTTGCCGCTTCCCCCGCGCGTAAGATCATGATCGACCACCATCTTCACCCGGAGGAGTTTTGTAAGATCACGATCTCCCATCCTGAGATATCCTCTACTTCCGAACTCGTTTTCCGTCTTATTTGCCGCATGGGGTATTTCAGCGATATCTCCCTTGAAGGGGCGGAATGCATCTATACCGGTATGATGACAGATACCGGTGGTTTCACTTACAACTCCAATAACCGTGAAATCTATTTCATCATCAGCGAACTCTTGTCGAAAGGGATTGACAAAGACGATATCTACCGCAAGGTGTACAATACGTATTCTGAGAGCCGGCTCAGGCTGATGGGATATGTCTTGTCCAACATGAAGGTATATCCCGACTGCCATGCCGCACTGATCTCTCTGACAAAGGAAGAGCAAAGCCGGTTCGATTATCTCAAAGGGGATAGCGAGGGGTTTGTCAACATTCCTCTCTCTATAAAAAATGTCTGTTTCTCTTGTTTCTTACGTGAAGATACGGAGAAGCCGATGGTTAAAATCTCTTTACGTTCTGTCGGTACCTTCCCCTGTAATAAGGTAGCAGCCGAGTTTTTCAATGGCGGAGGGCATCTCAATGCTTCGGGAGGGGAGTTTTTCGGCACGATAGAAGAGGCTAAAGAAGTGTTCGAACAGGCGTTGCAGAAGTATAAGCCATTGTTATGTAGTGAATGTCCGAAATCGGGTAAGTGATTAGTAGTAAAATCTGTGAGATAAAAGTTAAAAGACTTGAACTTTCAACTCCCCACTTTCGACTTTCAACTATTTTACGGTACATTTGTACACAATATGTAGTTAAGAAACAGACGAATGAAGAAACTTATATCATTATTTATTTCCCTGTTGGCTCTTGGAGCCATGTTCCAGGCATGCGATGATTCAAAAACTTATGCAGAACAACTCGAGGACGAGAAAAACGCGGTAAATGCATTTATCAAAGAGCATGGAATCGATGTTATTACGGTAGAAGACTTTGAAAAAGATACTGTCACCATCTGCCCCGAAAACACAAAGGGTACCGACCGGAATGAGTATGTCGGCTTCTCTAACGGAGTATACATGCAGATTGTGAAACGTTACGGTAATCCGCGTGCCAGTTCTACTCCCTATCCGAGCCTGGAAGCCGCCCTTCCCTTTACTAACAATAACTTGATCCTGACCCGTTACGTCGAAGTCGACATTATGCAAGGTGATACGGCCGTTGCTACGAATGTAGATAACCCTTACCGCCAGTATTTGAATGACTATCCCGAAGGCTTCCGTTACACGGTCAGCAATTCGTCAAGCTACGGACTTTTCGTGAGTGAGCCGGGGCTGGCTATGTATTATGGATACGGAATGTCGCAGTATGGTGAGTATGGCAATGTGACCGTTCCCGAAGGATGGCTTTTGGCTTTGCAGTATGTGAAAGACGGGGCGCACGTCCGCCTGATCGTTCCTTCCAAGAGCGGGCATACTTTGGCTCAAAAGTATGTATATCCTTACTTCTATGATATAAGGAATTTTACTATTTATTAGTTTCACTGACAAAATCTATATTTAATACTTATTTATTCGTATGACTCTAATCAAATCTATTTCTGGAATCCGCGGGACAATCGGCGGAGGAGCAGGGGACGGTCTGAATCCGCTTGATATTGTGAAATTTACTTCGGCTTATGCCACGTTGATCCGTAAGACATGCAAGTCGAATAGCAATAAGATTGTCGTGGGACGCGATGCACGCATCTCCGGTGAAATGGTGAAGAACGTAGTGGTAGGTACGCTGATGGGCATGGGATGGGATGTCGTGGATATCGATCTGGCTTCCACACCGACTACCGAACTGGCTGTCACGATGGAAGGTGCCTGTGGTGGTATAATTCTCACTGCTTCGCACAACCCCAAACAGTGGAATGCTTTGAAACTTCTTAATGAGCATGGGGAATTCCTCAATGCTGCCGAAGGGAACGAAGTGCTTCGTATTGCCGAGGCAGAAGCATTCGACTATGCCGATGTAGACCATTTGGGCTCTT encodes:
- a CDS encoding chloride channel protein, which gives rise to MEKEKISLIQHFIHWREDHIKEKQFILILSFLAGIFTAIAALILKNFIHWIQDFLTDNFDTTEANYLYLVYPVIGIFLSGWFVRNIVKDDIGHGVTKILYAISRRQGRIKRHNIWSSIIASGITIGFGGSVGAEAPIVLTGSAIGSNLGSVFKMEHRTLMLLVGCGAAGAIGGIFKAPIAGLVFTLEVLMIDLTMTSLLPLLISAVTAATVSYITTGTEAMFKFHLDQAFELERIPYVILLGIFCGLVSLYFTRAMYSVEGVFGKLKNPYKKLALGGVMLSVLIFLFPPLYGEGYKTIELLLNGTSNADWDTVMNNSLFYGYGNLLLVYLLLIVLLKVFASSATNGGGGCGGIFAPSLYLGCIAGFIFSHFSNDLQYTAYLPEKNFALMGMAGVMSGVMHAPLTGVFLIAELTGGYDLFLPLMIVSVSSYLTIIVFEPHSIYSMRLAKKGQLLTHHKDRAVLTLMKMENVVENNFVTVHPEMDLGELVKAIASSHRNIFPVTDKEGVLLGIVSLDDIRNIMFRQELYHRFTVSKLMTSAPAKLFDTDGMEQVMQTFDDTKAWNLPVVNEEGKYLGFVSKSKIFNSYRQVLVHFSED
- a CDS encoding DUF4827 domain-containing protein, whose product is MKKLISLFISLLALGAMFQACDDSKTYAEQLEDEKNAVNAFIKEHGIDVITVEDFEKDTVTICPENTKGTDRNEYVGFSNGVYMQIVKRYGNPRASSTPYPSLEAALPFTNNNLILTRYVEVDIMQGDTAVATNVDNPYRQYLNDYPEGFRYTVSNSSSYGLFVSEPGLAMYYGYGMSQYGEYGNVTVPEGWLLALQYVKDGAHVRLIVPSKSGHTLAQKYVYPYFYDIRNFTIY
- the fmt gene encoding methionyl-tRNA formyltransferase translates to MKKEDLRIVYMGTPDFAVESLRCLVEGGYNVVGVITMPDKPAGRGHKIQFSPVKQYALEQNLPLLQPEKLKDEAFVQALRAWKADLQIVVAFRMLPEVVWNMPRLGTFNLHASLLPQYRGAAPINWAVINGDTETGITTFFLKHEIDTGEVIQQVRVPIADTDNVEIVHDKLMTLGGRLVVETVDAILDGSVKPISQDEMAVVGELRPAPKIFKDTCRVNWDQPVKRIYDFIRGLSPYPAAWSEWTNPAGETVAVKIFESEKVMEAHRLAPGTILTDGKNYLKVAAADGFVNILSLQLPGKKRLMTKELLRGYHLAEGTVFINNL
- a CDS encoding DHH family phosphoesterase; translated protein: MLTKVIEQSKIDHFTKWFERADRIVIVSHVSPDGDAVGSSLGLADFFDSQGKTVNVIVPNVFPDFLKWMPGSKDILLYDRYKDFADKLIAQADIICCLDFNALKRIDDMADAVAASPARKIMIDHHLHPEEFCKITISHPEISSTSELVFRLICRMGYFSDISLEGAECIYTGMMTDTGGFTYNSNNREIYFIISELLSKGIDKDDIYRKVYNTYSESRLRLMGYVLSNMKVYPDCHAALISLTKEEQSRFDYLKGDSEGFVNIPLSIKNVCFSCFLREDTEKPMVKISLRSVGTFPCNKVAAEFFNGGGHLNASGGEFFGTIEEAKEVFEQALQKYKPLLCSECPKSGK
- the rpe gene encoding ribulose-phosphate 3-epimerase yields the protein MKPMISPSILSADFAYLAKDIEMINRSEADWVHIDIMDGVFVPNISFGFPVLKYVARLSKKPLDVHLMIVQPEKFIPEVKALGAHVMNVHYEACPHLHRVIQQIREAGMQPAVTINPATPVALLQDIINDVYMVLIMSVNPGFGGQKFIEHSVEKVRELRALIDRTGSKALIEVDGGVNADTGARLVAAGADVLVAGNAIFAAEDPEAMIRRLKGR
- a CDS encoding ComEC/Rec2 family competence protein, producing the protein MLHRYPFLRLFFPLALGVYCGDVTFYQGQSGWTAFSFYGLLLFLFALLIVLYFLKRYSYRWLFGAFLMSFFFMLGVVRMNGVLRQSEFGLPNEKAAYRAVITEKPKKKERVVVCQARIEPIRPPSCPSSRGPNGDAFSTGQTAPVTRQSFRPLKALLHIGKDSLSERLTTGDELLVYASLSPPTNNGNPDEFDYARFLARKQVSVIGFAYNHDWKLLAQSRTHTFKEHVLGCRETVLEAYRRLGFTGDDLAVLSALTVGYKEELSEDIRETYSISGASHVLALSGLHIGLLYALFWFFLRRLPGRYKGIALLRVFLLVLLLWGFAVFTGFSASVVRSVTMFSLFAIAGLFGRKPFSLNTLLAAGFFMLLFYPCWLFDVGFQLSFCAVAVILLLQPRLFRLIPFSSRGWKYVWGVMSVSIAAQIGTSPLVLLYFSRFSTHFLLTNLFVVPLVSIIMYLAVLLLLFMPFPMMQSWVALVLRVVIDLLNGGVRWVERLPLSSVDGVWVDRVEVVGIYLFLLLSLRYLFVHKGKTAMMCLSCLFFISAWHVAMRFYDRPRQGVRFYNVHDSPVVHCIASDGRSWLAYADSLPDQKGLCKAVSGYWLHARLKAPQPVFSDFKDGCLACDNHIVAFSGCRICIVNDDRWRNKKVSQPLLIDYLYLCEGHAGDLRGLVNLFAARSVILDSSLPEYKKQAYEEECRQLGIRYISLSEKGSVCFLL
- a CDS encoding RNA polymerase sigma factor, which produces METWNNKADEALVSLYAQGENQAFNVLLNRYKDKLYSYIYFIVRNSEMTEDIFQETFMKAIVTIRQGRYNENGKFSAWLRRIAHNLIIDSFRQEKSENLVSCDETEVNILNNIGLAEGTIETAIVNRQILDDVRRLMDFLPDEQREVVYMRFYQDLSFKEIAEQTGVSINTSLGRMRYAILNLRRMAEKNGIVLTVD
- a CDS encoding acyl-CoA thioesterase, producing MEEIQFNHTLPIQLRFNDVDKFGHVNNTVYFSFYDLGKTEYFASVCPHVDWEKDGIVVVHIEADFLAQIFATDHIAVQTAVSEIGTKSFHLTQRVIDLETNEVKCICNSVMVTFDLENHVSKPLTEEWINAICKYEGRDLRRKG
- a CDS encoding L-threonylcarbamoyladenylate synthase — encoded protein: MIEDIKKACQVMREGGVILYPTDTVWGIGCDATNPDAVRRVYEIKKRADSKAMLVLVDSPVKVDFYVADVPDVAWDLIELADKPLTIIYGGARNLAENLLAEDGSVGIRVTNEEFSRRLCQQFRKAIVSTSANISGQPGAANFNEISEEVKSQVDYIVGYRQDDRNRPKPSSIIKLEKGGVIKIIRE